AGTAAAACATACAACTGGTTGTTCTtcccgttcttcttcttcttcttcttcatcttgaactTTGCTGAAACCCTTTACTCAGATTCACAACCTAAACCAAATCCTTTTGTAGAACCCTAGTTTTCTCTAACCTAAGTTTCTCCGCTGGAAAAGAGAGACACGGAGAGAAcgaaatgaaaaatgagaaagtaaaaaacttggtgtggtttcaTTTCCGTGAAGGATAGGATAGTAAATTAAAACACTACACGTGTAGTAATCTCATGAAGCTAATCTTGAGCCGTCGATATATAGACAGGTGTAAGAATCTTGACCTGGTCAGCGAACTTTTAACCAATTAGGTGGGTCCAGACGGAAACACTAACagttgtggcatttaataaactttgaaaaaaacggtggcagtttcttaaacatgaaattggaagtgtggcagtttgttaaaaatcccaTAAAATAATTCTGGTCAGAGGATCCTGATTTGGTACCGGCCTTTAACAAATATGATATCAGCTTTTAGTAATCATGCAAAGTAGGGAAAGGTCCCCAGGGCCCTAGATATAATATAACGGTGTGTAAATGAGGTGGTGATTATCCCAAAATCCAACTGGGATTTATTCCATCGAAAATGATTCAGCCCGCAGGTTATCCCGAACATAGACAGTGGGGTGGGACTTACACTAAACCCATCCTCTGCAAAATCATTGGGTTGGGAGGGGTTCCATCTCATTGTTCCTGTCGGGATAACCCGCGGGATTCGGCCCGTGGGATTTATAGCAGTTCGTTATTCCATAGATCTTTCCAACACAATCTGATACTTCCTTTCTCAACTCAGAAACATACAAACAGGAAGATGACGCTATCCACCAAGAATGGATATGGTTCCTATGTGGCGACGTCCAAGTGGTGGAAATGATTCTTACTACTTTCATTGTCTCTAGATAATTATCTAAAAAAAATCATTCATGCATAACctctcaattttcaatttcaaaaccAAAGCTGGTCCGATCAATTACTTCGACAATACCAAAAGAATACAACAAAAACAAGAGAAGTAGATAAAGCAGTTAAGGTAGAGAAACAAAGTTGAGGAAAACAGCCATGGCAACCTCTTCTATGGCATCTGCGGCATCTGGTTTTGTGTTAACATCTAGTctttcctccaccaccaccacaacctcaTCCAGGAGCAGCATATACTTCCGAATAAGAACTAACAATAACTCAAGATTCGTTGTTCGTGCAGCAGATGAAGCCGCCACCCCTGCCCCAGCTGCTGCTGCCGCTACTAAAGAAGCTGAAGCTCCAGACGCAGTCAAGAAACCTCCTCCAATTGGCCCCAAGAGAGGCACTAAGGTACCCAGTTTGTCACAGTCACCACGACCATAAGTTTCTTTTTGGTCAGATTGCCATCTTTTACAGTTGAGTTAACAATTTGTCGACTAGGACTGAAATACTTTGAGCATATTTGCACTAGCTCTTGATTCTATAGGATGACAGTACAATTAGTCGACAAGCATATGATTGACTTTGAGCTTCTCATaaacttattatggtctttttcTTTCACAGGTGAAGATTCTCAGGAAAGAATCCTACTGGTACAACGGCATTGGATCAGTCGTAGCTGTTGATCAGGTAAGAAATGCTTTACGACCATTGAGCAGTTTTTTCATTTTGCCCCTTGATGTCGTCGATCACACAAGTTAACATAGTGTAAAGCTATGACCCCTGATAAATCCCAACTGCCTCTACACATGCTTAAAACCAATATACAGAATCAAAGAACTGTTTGTGTCTATTTGTTAAATTGCTGATATGAGTTTTAATCAAAACCAGGACCCGAAGACTCGCTACCCAGTCGTTGTCCGGTTCACCAAGGTCAACTATGCTAATGTCTCTACAAACAACTACGCCTTGGATGAGATTACGGAAGTGAAGTGATGAGTAATCAGCAAtccaaaaatgttgaatttgtaGCTAGCTAGCTTATCCTATCAAGTCTTTGTATTATACCTTGTTCCGTGTGATCTATTTTTCTGTattcttatttatattttcaaCAATTCCAGTGAAGTCAAACTGAAATGCATAATCACGCAACTCACTTCCTCATCTAGGCCAGCCTTTAACTACGGCCTTAAACTGTCAACATTGATCAAACGAATACACTGGTCTGGTCAAAGACCACCTGAAGCACACAGCCGAAAATGATCCATTGCAGCTGATTACCTCATTAACTGATTGAAGAAGTTTGACTCTAAATGATTTCAAAGTTATTACCTAGAA
This DNA window, taken from Papaver somniferum cultivar HN1 unplaced genomic scaffold, ASM357369v1 unplaced-scaffold_133, whole genome shotgun sequence, encodes the following:
- the LOC113333531 gene encoding photosystem I reaction center subunit IV B, chloroplastic-like yields the protein MATSSMASAASGFVLTSSLSSTTTTTSSRSSIYFRIRTNNNSRFVVRAADEAATPAPAAAAATKEAEAPDAVKKPPPIGPKRGTKVKILRKESYWYNGIGSVVAVDQDPKTRYPVVVRFTKVNYANVSTNNYALDEITEVK